One segment of Pyrococcus sp. ST04 DNA contains the following:
- a CDS encoding TrkA C-terminal domain-containing protein, translating to MIPIITFLLVVLISAIIVRIGAVALEMTGLSKDVAAFQAQSAFSGVGFTTSESEYVVSHPVRRRIIRILMLLGSAGITSAIATLVLSFTGITREQAGQRIIILILGLIILYLFFRSKYIERVMRKIIRRVLSRVAPSLRVLDYSQLLGITKGYSIAQIKVKKTGWLANRSLRELQLDKEGILVLGIYRKVEGREVYIGAPHGDTVILPGDVVILYGPEEVLSKLSKRIKGARGEKEHEEAVEMAKLRRMQEEREAGISV from the coding sequence ATGATACCCATAATAACTTTCCTCTTGGTAGTTCTAATATCGGCAATAATAGTGAGGATAGGTGCGGTAGCCCTAGAGATGACAGGGTTATCCAAGGATGTTGCCGCCTTTCAGGCTCAGTCGGCGTTTTCTGGAGTTGGCTTCACCACTAGTGAAAGTGAGTACGTTGTTTCCCATCCTGTTAGGAGGAGAATAATAAGGATACTCATGCTCCTTGGGAGTGCTGGAATAACGTCCGCTATAGCTACTCTTGTATTAAGCTTTACTGGCATAACAAGGGAACAAGCTGGGCAAAGGATAATAATCTTAATTCTTGGATTAATAATTTTGTATCTCTTCTTCCGCTCTAAGTACATTGAAAGAGTTATGAGGAAGATAATAAGAAGAGTTCTTTCTAGAGTTGCTCCCTCATTGAGGGTTCTCGATTATTCCCAGCTTTTAGGGATAACAAAGGGTTATTCAATAGCACAGATTAAGGTAAAGAAAACTGGCTGGCTTGCTAACAGATCATTGAGAGAACTCCAGCTTGATAAGGAGGGTATTTTAGTTCTTGGAATATATAGGAAGGTTGAGGGAAGGGAAGTCTATATAGGAGCCCCTCATGGAGATACCGTGATACTCCCAGGAGATGTTGTAATACTTTATGGCCCGGAGGAAGTTTTATCCAAGCTTTCCAAGAGAATTAAAGGTGCCAGAGGAGAGAAAGAGCATGAAGAAGCTGTAGAGATGGCAAAGCTTAGGAGAATGCAGGAGGAAAGGGAGGCTGGGATAAGTGTGTGA
- a CDS encoding potassium channel family protein, with protein sequence MCEYVYSSGKKCRRKPLKGSKYCSLHIPFEEGELLYGDKIREIKRRAFERALERGVRTFEGVQLYDVIILEKKIDHPVIFRNSKIKRIIIGKSELASLTIINSEVDSIAIIDSTVDFLYLNGLSGYGVSICSTKFSSSILVRNSNVRYVMINSTEYYPKEVTAEEEFGEAGRMAGRIELSNLSGVRRIALNSRYPLIERLRQELGIEFESKKRPVKAHILHIANISFDESPRFKRQVRIFVNGFAGQLLIENSQVPGHVEIVNSKVRYPEFVHVTILNNLVLRNSKFYSDENWNLTYLPNLLAELSVFGFIVIENCTFNNPYLAEVFYRIARTTWEGSGDKEKADEYYYLEMLARRKRVLAHYRKGPKTIKKALRLLEVIFEFLFADLTCKYGTDWRRPVFLWLALVIFGFPIAYALTGSVIPVNSPFDYVYFSIVTATTLGYGDLHPVGVGKVIASIEAIFGMFMWAVFLTVFARKYMR encoded by the coding sequence GTGTGTGAGTACGTTTACTCAAGTGGAAAGAAGTGCAGAAGAAAGCCCCTGAAGGGATCCAAATATTGTTCTCTTCACATACCCTTTGAGGAAGGGGAGTTGCTCTATGGAGACAAGATAAGAGAAATAAAAAGAAGAGCGTTTGAAAGGGCTCTTGAGAGAGGTGTTAGGACGTTTGAAGGGGTTCAACTGTACGATGTTATCATCCTAGAAAAGAAGATAGATCATCCTGTAATATTCAGAAATTCAAAAATCAAGAGGATAATAATTGGAAAGTCTGAGTTAGCAAGTTTGACAATAATAAACTCTGAAGTTGATTCAATAGCTATAATAGATTCGACCGTGGATTTTCTATACCTAAATGGTCTGAGTGGTTACGGCGTGAGCATATGCTCCACGAAGTTCTCTTCTTCAATTCTCGTTAGGAACTCTAATGTGAGGTATGTCATGATAAACTCTACAGAATACTACCCCAAGGAAGTCACGGCTGAAGAGGAGTTTGGAGAGGCTGGAAGAATGGCTGGTAGAATAGAACTTTCGAATCTTTCGGGTGTTAGGAGGATAGCTTTGAACTCTAGGTATCCTCTGATCGAAAGATTACGCCAAGAGCTTGGTATAGAGTTTGAGAGCAAGAAAAGACCTGTCAAGGCTCATATACTTCACATAGCTAATATTAGTTTTGACGAGAGTCCGCGATTCAAGAGGCAGGTGAGGATTTTCGTCAATGGATTTGCTGGCCAGTTACTTATTGAGAATTCTCAAGTGCCCGGACATGTTGAAATCGTGAATAGTAAGGTTAGATACCCGGAGTTTGTTCACGTAACGATTCTAAATAACCTCGTTCTGAGGAACTCCAAGTTCTATAGTGATGAGAACTGGAATCTTACATACCTTCCCAACCTTTTAGCAGAGTTGAGTGTTTTTGGTTTTATTGTTATAGAGAATTGTACCTTCAACAACCCCTATCTTGCGGAAGTTTTCTACAGGATAGCTAGAACGACATGGGAAGGTAGTGGGGACAAGGAAAAGGCGGATGAATATTACTACCTTGAAATGCTGGCTAGGAGAAAGAGGGTTTTGGCTCACTATAGGAAGGGACCTAAGACCATTAAAAAGGCCCTTAGGCTTTTGGAAGTTATTTTTGAGTTCCTGTTTGCAGATTTAACGTGTAAGTACGGAACTGATTGGAGGAGACCAGTGTTTTTGTGGCTTGCACTTGTGATTTTTGGTTTCCCCATAGCCTATGCTTTAACGGGTAGTGTTATCCCTGTTAACTCTCCCTTTGACTATGTGTACTTCAGCATAGTTACCGCGACGACACTTGGGTATGGTGATCTTCACCCCGTTGGAGTTGGAAAGGTGATAGCTTCAATAGAGGCTATATTTGGAATGTTCATGTGGGCGGTTTTCCTGACTGTATTTGCGAGAAAGTATATGAGGTGA